The sequence below is a genomic window from Halodesulfovibrio sp. MK-HDV.
GGCTTGGCTAGATAAGCCCTTTTTCTGCCTGTGCCTGAATTGCTGTAATGGCAACAGTGTTTACAATATCTGCTACGGTGCAACCGCGAGATAAGTCGTTAACAGGCTTATTGAGTCCCTGCAAGACTGGACCGATTGCTACGGCATTTGCAGCTCGCTGTACAGCCTTGTAAGTGTTGTTGCCAGTGTTGAGGTCAGGGAAGATAAATACAGTGGCCTGACCGGCAACTTCTGAATCAGGAAGTTTTGTAGCAGCAACGTCTGCATCGATCGCAGCATCATACTGGATTGGGCCTTCCAACATGAGATGAGGAGCGCGTTCTTTTGCAATTCTTGTTGCTTCAATAACTTTTTCTACGTCTGCACCTTTACCGGAAGAACCAGTAGAGTAGGAAAGCATTGCAATGCGTGGGTCTACATTGAAGATGCGTGCAGTGTCAGCTGAACCGATTGCAATTTCAGCAAGCTGGTCAGATGTAGGGTTCGGGTTCACGGCGCAGTCACCGAATACGAGAACACGATCTTTCAGGCACATGAGGAATACGGAAGAAACAATAGAAGCTTCCGGTTTGGTTTTAATAAACTCAAACGCAGGGCGGATTGTGTGGGCAGTGGTGTTAACCGCACCGGATACCATGCCGTCTGCATCGCCTTTTTTAACCATCATGGTGCCGTAGTAAGTGGTATCACACATGGTGTCACGAGCGTGCTCCATGCTGATGCCTTTCTTTTTACGTGCTTCGAAGTAGGTTGCTACGTAGTCGTCAAATTCAGGGGCAAGTTCCGGCTGAATAATGGTAACATCAGAAAGCTGAAGACCTAAATCAGAAATTTTCTGCTTAACAACCTCAAGGTTGCCGAGAAGAATAATGTCTGCAACACCGCGACGGTTGAGCATTTCTGCCGCACGCAAAATGCGCTCTTCCTGACCTTCAGGGAGAACAATACGCATTTTGTTGGATTTAGCCTTCTGGATAAGGTTAAATTCAAACATCTTCGGAGTAATTTTTTCAGATTTACGAGAGATAACGCGACGGGAAATTTCCGCTGTGTCTACGTTGTCTTCGAAAATACCGAGAGCAGTTGCAACGCGGCGGCTGTCCTGCGGGTCGATACGTCCGTAAAGCTGGTTAAGAGCCTGAATAGCAAGGTAGGTGTGCTGTTTTACGCTGATTACAGGAATCGGAGCAGCAGACCAGCCTTCTACGAGGCGACGAACATTCTTTGCCATTTCAAGACCACCGGTCAGTACGATACCGGAGATATCCGGGTACGCGGAAGACATACGGGATGCGAGAGTAGCAATGATGATGTCAGAACGGTCACCAGGGGTGATAACGAGGCTGGCTTCTTTTACGTAATCGAGGAAGTTGCCAATTTGCATTGCGGCAATGCACAGGTCGTCAACGCGAGTATCGAGGCGATCTTGACCGTAAACGACTTCACCGTCGAGCCACTCAGCCACGTCTTTCATGGTTGGTTTGCTCAGGGTAGGGTCTTCAGGGATGATGTAGACAGCAAGTGCTTTATCTGCATCGTCTTTAGTGCTGATCTGGGAAATGATGTCAGCGCAATGCTCGGAAGTTACTTCTGCACGGTTGATAACAGCAGCAACAATGTCGAGTCCTTTGTCTTCAAGGGAATCGAGTGTGAGCTTGGTAGAGCTGATGATTTCTTCACAGTCCTGCTTCTGGCCGTTGATAACAACAAGAACAGGAGAGCCTAAGTTAGCGGCAATGTCTGCGTTGAGATCGAATTCGAATGCTGCATCTTTACCAAGGAAGTCAGTTCCTTCGCAAAGAACAAAATCGTATTTGTTGGCAAGCTGGGTGTACTTGTTCAGGATATTCTCAAGCAGAATGGAACGCTGACCGTTGTTGATCAGTTCACGAGCCTGATTGAGGGTGTACGCGTAGGTATCCTCATATGGGATATCCATGCCGAAGTATTCAAGAATGAGGTTAATATCGTGGTCTTTTTTGCCATTTTCATCATCGTTGATGATTGGGCGGAAGAACGCAACTTTTCTGATGTCTTTGGTGAGCAATTGCGTCATGCCGAGGACAACAGCAGATTTACCTGTTCTTGCTTCGGTAGCTGTAATGTAAAGGTTATGGGACACGAGGACTCCTTGCATATCCACTGATACTAGCCAATTTTATCGAACCTGCATCCCCAGAACCGTTTTCTGAAGGATACTTTCTGCAGACCGATGACAAACCCGTACACTGCGCTATTGCGGTATAAAATTCAAGCCCTTACGCAGAGTGACTTGCGTGAAAGACCGAACGATACCAGATAGGCAATGTACGGATTTGTTTCAGTCTGTAAGTTCAGGACTTCGTCACCGAACCATAAATCGCTAAGCGACTACAGGGTTTCAGCGTAGAGTTCGATGCTATGCTTCACTTCCACGTCGTCGCGGTTTTGTGAAAGCATATCGTTCATCTGCATCATACAAGCTGGACAGCCTGTTGATACAATCTGAGCACCGGTATCAACAATGTTGTTACGCTTACGTCCACCGATCTTTTTAGAAAGATCGTAATGGTATAATGTGAAGGTACCGCCACATCCACAGCAACGGTCAGCTTCGTCCATTTCTACCAATTCGTAGTTGTTATTCATGCGGATAAGGTCGCGTGGCTGTTCAGCTACGCCGAGGCCCTTCTTAAGGTGACAAGAGTCATGGAAGGTTACCTTTTTTCCGCCTTTAGGAGTTTCGCCTTCCGGCTTAACACCAAGAACGTCAACGAGGAATTCGTTGATATCCATTGCCTTAGCGGCAATCTTTTCAATTTTTTTCTGTACGTCGGCCGGGTACTCTGTACCGTACTTAGGCCAGTATTTCATGATGGTGGAAATACAGGAACCGCAAGGGGCGATAATATAATCGTACTCGCCCTCTGCAAAGATTTCCGCATTGTATTTTACCATCTTGTCATAGGCTGCTTTATCGCCTGCTGAAAGAGCAGGGATACCACAACATGCCTGTGTTGCAGGCATCCAAACGCCAACGCCGTGGTGCTTGAATACTTTAAGGCATGCTTCGCCCATGTTGGTGTACATTTTATCTGCTACACAGCCTGGGAAGAAAAGAACTCGGAGACCGGATTTTCCGGCAGGAGTATCAATAGTTCCGTATTTAGCGTGCAGAGATTTAGTAGCAACCGGATTAAAATGACGGTTGCCGATAAATGGCTCGAGCAAAGGTGCTTTACGGGTAGCCTGAGTTTCAGATGCTTTTGAAGTCATAAGGTTCTGGAATTTAGAACCGAAATCAAGAAGCATGTTGAATAACTTAGGGTTACCAACCATACCGCGCAGTACCATTTTCTTCACTGGGGAAAGGCCCATGTACTCGTTAACGATGCTACGAGCCTTAATGAAGATATCACTGATTTGTACGCCGGATGGGCAGTTAGCGCCGCAAGAACCACAAAGCAGACAACGGTTCAGAGCTTCCTGAACGCCTTCTGCGTCGTTAATAAGTTCTGCTGCAAGACGCTCGAGCAGGGCAATTTTACCACGGGTTACGTCAGACTCCCTCATAGTTTCGGAGAAAACTGGACATACAGCCTGACACATGCCGCACTTCATGCAAGCAACCATCTGGTCGTCCAGCTCCTGAAGGAGCTTCGCTAATTTAGTAAGATCTGCTGACATATTACTAACCCGCGATGATTTTGCCAGGGTTAAGGATGTTGTTAGGATCGATCGCACGCTTCATATTGAGAGAGTAGTCAATAGTTGCGCGGGAAGTTTCCTTTTCCATCCACTTAGATTTCGCCATGCCGATACCGTGCTCGCCGGAAAGAGTACCTTTGAGAGAAAGAGCTACATCAAAGATGTTATCAACAGCTTCTTCTACACGGTGGAATTCTTTTTCGTCGCGACGGTCACAAAGAATAGTAGGGTGCAGGTTACCATCGCCAGCGTGGCCGAAAGTACCGATTGCAAGGTCGTATTTCTTTGCGATGTCGTTGATTGCTGCAACCATTGCAGGAATCTGGGAGCGAGGCACTGTAGCATCTTCAAGAACAGTGGTCGGCTTTGCGCGAGCAAGAGCTGGCAGCGCGTTACGACGAGCTTCCCACAGTTTAAATTTCTCTTCAGCGTCTTTTGCAACGTGAACAGCGGTTGCGCCAGATTTAGTGAGACATTTTTCAACGAGAGCGGCTTCGTCTGCTACCTGACCCGGGTGGCCATCTACTTCAATAAGAAGAATAGCAGCTGCTTCTACAGGAAGACCAGCTTTGGTGTATGCTTCAACGTGCTTAAGAGCTGCCTGATCCATGAACTCAAGAGTACAAGGAACAACGTGTGCAGCGATGATGGAAGCAACAGCTTCAGAAGCTTTGTTAACATCGTCAAATACAGCCATCATAGCTTTAGAAGCTGCTGGTGGCGGAGTAAGTTTGAGGATGATTTCGTTGAATACACCAAGGGTGCCTTCAGAAGCAGCCATAAGACCAGCAAGGTTGTAGCCGGTTACGCACTTAACAGTACGGGAACCAGTTTTAACGAGCTGACCGTTAACATCAAAAAAGTCCATGCCCATAACGTAGTCTTTAGTTACGCCGTATTTGAGACCACGAAGGCCGCCAGCGTTTTCTGCTACGTTACCACCGATAGTGGAAACAGCCTGTGAACCCGGATCTGGAGGGTAGAACAGGCCGCGTTTTGCAACTGCCTGTGCGAACTGAGCTGTAACAACACCAGGCTGAACTACAGCGTAAAGATCTTCTTCGTTAATTTCGAGGATCTTGTTCATGCCGTTGGTGAGAACAACAATGCCGTTACGTTTGTCAGGGATGGTACCACCGGAAAGGTTGGTGCCAGCACCGCGAACGGTAATAGGACAGTTGTTTTCGTTACAAAGAGCGATAACTTTGCCCAGTTCTTCAGAATTGGTCGGGCGAACAACCAATGCAGGGGTTACAGGATCGAGCACAGCGGAGTCATATGAGTATGCCTGGCGCTCTGGCTCTGAAGTAAATACGTTTTCACTGCCTACTACGGCTTCAAATTCTTTAGTCAATGACGCACTAATCACGGAGTTCTCCTCAATAATCATGTTGTCTAAATCGGTAACAGTCTGTTCACAATAAACCGGCAACAAACAGACTGACCGTACCTTTTAAAAAACGGGGCACACTTCCGCAGTAGCCCCGTTCTTCAATACACTAGCAAGAAAAGCTGGAGACAGCCGCAGGGACTGTCTCCGGCAATGTATACTCTAGAAGAGGTTCGGGAACATTACGATGCAAGCTGATACCATGATACCAACTACGATACCGTACAGGAGGAAAGGACCAGCGGTACGACGAAGGATGGCGCCTTCACGACCGGAGAGGCCTACAACTGCACAAGCTGCAACGATGTTATGGATACAAACCATGTTACCCATGCCACCACCAACTGCCTGAGCAGCAACGATAAGCTGACGAGGTAAGTCAAGCTGAGTTGCCATTCCCCACTGGAATTCAGCGAAGAGAAGGTCAGATACAGTGTTGGAACCGGTAATAAATGCACCTAAGCCACCAACGAAGGATGCAAACATAGGCCATGCACCACCGAAGATGTTAGCTGCAACTTCTGCCAATGCCAGAGGCATGGAAGGAAGACCTGCAGGGTTGTTAGCGGAAAGACGGAAGATAGATACCAATGCTACTGCGAATACGAGAGCGATGGTAGGGTTCTTCATCTTAGCGATAGCTTCAGTCCAAGCTTTTTTGGTGTTCTCGCCACTCATGCCGTGGAGGCCGATGGTGATGAGAGCAACAAGTACGAATGGAATGGTACCTGGCAGGTAGAGGTATTTAATAGCGTTTTTAATTTCAGGGTGACCAAGGAAGCCAGCGTCGAAGCCGATAGATACGCCTGCGAGCATGCTTTTAAGGCCGAGTTCTGGAATACGGGTGATAACGAGGATCGCACCGATAAGAATGTAAGGAAGCCATGCACGGAACTGAGACATGTGAGCAGTAAAGTCGGTTGAACCGCCGCCTTTCATATCGCCAGTCCATTCTGGATCCCATTTAGTGTGATCACCAAAATCAAAGTGATCTTTAGGCATGCAGAAACCGTTTTTAGCACCAAGGATGATGATACCGAGACCTACGAGACCACCGATAAGGGATGGGAACTCAGGTCCAACGAGCCATGCGAATGTGAGGTAAGGCACGAGGAATGCGGTAGATGCAAAAAGACAGAATTTCCATGCGCCAAAGCCTTCTTTCCAGCTGCGGTTCGGCCCGAAGTAACGGGTGATGAAACCAAGCATGAAGATAGGAAGGATGTAAATCATAGGTGTGTTGAAAACAGTTGCCCACTGGCCGATTACAGCATTGAACTGATCAGCAGATGCAAAGTTGAGACCTGGGATGCCAGCGGCAACAGCCTGGTCTACGAGTGGACGAACGTATTTCAGACCGAGAATAACCGGAGTACCAACAGCACCGAAAGTTACTGGGAAAGAGTTAAATACGAGGCAGAGAACTGCTGCTGCAAGCGGCGGGAAGCCGAGAGAGAGGAGCAGTGGTGCAGCCAGAGCAGCTGGTGTACCAAAGCCTGCCGCGCCTTCGATGAAGGCTGCGAACATGAAACCGATGATGATTGCCTGAACGCGGCGGTCACCGGAAATCTGCTGCATACCGTACTGAATAGTTTCCATACCACCGCTGTACTGCAGTGTGTAGAGAATAAGGATCGCACCAAAAACAATGATCAGTACGGAAATTGCTGTGATAAGGCCGTGGAAAGACATTGCAGCTACGTAGCTAGCGTCAAGTCCCCAACCTGCCATAGCACCAAGAACAGCACATGCCCAAGCAACAGGCATAGCCTTAGTTGCAGGCCAGCGAAGACCTACCATCAGAATAAGGGCTGCCAGAATAGGCAGAATAGCAAACATTGCTAACATAATAAAAACGCTCCTCATTTAGGTTATTAGCAACCGTATCCGTTTATCCACCATTAAAACGGATACGATTGAGTAAAAAGGTTCCCGGGTCGGGCTTCCGCTCCCTTGCCGGGAACCTTTAACAGCTTAGTTAGCTACGATGCTATTTAGCGTCGCGGCCGTCGTCACAAGCGTCGCCTGTGCCTTCTTTACCTGATGTTTCTGCGTCCTGTGGCATTTCACAATGGTCAGCAGAAGCTGCTTCAACGGTGTCGTTAGCTGCTTCAACAGGAGCTACTGCGATACCAGGAAGGTCGCTCAGGGTCTGGAAGTACTTGTGACGTTTGAGGTAATCTTCCTCGATCTGAGCGCGGAGGCGCTTAGATTCTTCAGGTGCGATCTTTTCAAGCAGAGCGTAGCGGTTTTCACCGGAAAGGAACGCCTGCATGTCACCGTTAGGTGTTTTAGATTCGTACATGAATGGGTTTTTACCTTCGTCAGCGAGAACTGGGTTGTAGCGGTAAAGCGGCCAGTAACCAGTTTCAACTGCGATTTTTTCTTCTTCGATGGATTTGCCCATACCTTTACGGATACCCTGGTTAATACAAGGTGCGTAACAGATAACGATGGACGGACCGTCGAATGCTTCAGCTTCTTTAAATGCTTTCAGAACCTGGTTCATGTTTGCGCCCATAGAAACGGATGCAACGTAAACGTAGCCGTAAGACATTGCGATAAGGCCGAGGTCTTTTTTACCTACTTTCTTACCGGAAGCTGCCATTTTCGCGATGGAGCCGAGTGGGGTAGCTTTTGAAGACTGACCACCAGTGTTGGAGTACACTTCGGTATCCATTACGAGAATGTTGATGTCTTCGCCGGAAGCGAGAACATGGTCAACACCGCCGAAGCCGATGTCATATGCCCAGCCGTCACCACCGAATACCCATACGGATTTTTTGGTGAGAAGGTCAGCCATGTGGTAGATCTCATGTGCAGCAGCACTGTGATCAATACCAGCCTCGATAAGTGCGAGGATTTCTTCGCCAGCTTCAGCAGATGCTTCGCCCTGATCTTTAACTTCGATCCAAGCTTCAAGAGCACCTTTGAACTGTGCGTTTTCAACAGTATCGATAGCTTTTTTAACAACGTCTTCAAGTTTGTTGCGACGCTGTGTGTAAGCCATGCCCATACCGTAACCAAATTCAGCAGCATCCTCGAAGAGGGAGTTACCCCAAGCAGGACCGTGACCGTTTTTGTTTACAGTGTACGGGGTGGTAGGTGCAGATGCACCCCAAATGGAAGAACAACCAGTTGCGTTTGCAATGATCATACGTTCGCCAAACATCTGTGTGAGAAGCTTAACGTATGGTGTTTCACCACAACCAGCACATGCGCCGGAGAATTCCATCAGAGGCTGCTGGAACTGAGAGCCTTTGAGTGAATCACGGGACATGATGGAGTCTTTAATTTCAATCGCTTCTTCTGCGAAAGTAAGGTTAGCAATCTGATCGTCGAGCTGAGTCTCGATCGGTTTCATAACGAGTGCTTTTTCTTTAGCAGGACAAACGTTCGCACAAGAACCACAGCCGAGGCAGTCTTCTGAGTAAACCTGGATGCGGTACTGGAGACCTTTTACTTCTTTGCCTTTAGCATCGAGAGTAGTGAAGGTAGCAGGAGCATCTGCGAGTTCTGCTTCAGTAGCGAGTACTGGGCGAATTGCAGCGTGAGGACAAACGTAAGCACAGCGGTTACACTGAATGCAGTTTTCCTGTACCCATTCTGGTACGAGGATAGCTACGCCACGTTTTTCAAATGCTGCAGTACCAACTGGGAAGAGTCCGTCTGGTTCGAAAGCGGAAACAGGAAGTTTGTCACCGTTCTGAGCAAGGATAGGACGTACAACGTTGGTAATGAATTCTGGAGCGTCGCCTTCTGTTGCACAAGCATCAGATGCGGTAGCCCAGTCAGCAGGGATTTTGATTTCAACAAGAGCGTCAGCAGCTTTATCAACAGCCTGAACGTTCATGTTAACGATGTGCTCACCTTTATTGCCGTATGCTTTCTGAATAGAATCTTTCAGGTAAGCAACTGCCTGATCAAAAGGAATAACATCAGCAAGCTTAAAGAATGCAGTCTGCATAACCATGTTAATGCGACCGCCAAGACCTACTTCAGTCGCAATCTTAACTGCGTCAATGTTGTAGAACTTGATATTCTTTTCTGCGAGTGAGCGCTTCATGGAAGCAGGAAGATGTTCGTTCAACTCTGCTGGAGACCAGTTAGAGTTCAGTACGAAGATACCGCCGTCCTTGATACCATCAAGGAGGTCATACTGGTTAACGTATGCAGACTTGTGACAAGCAACGTAGTCAGCAGCGTTAACGAGGTATGTGGACTGAATCTTTTCGTTACCGAAACGAAGGTGAGACACAGTGAAGCCGCCGGACTTTTTGGAGTCGTAAGCGAAGTAACCCTGTGCGTACATGTCGGTGTTGTCACCAATGATTTTGATAGCCTGCTTGTTAGCACCAACAGTACCATCAGCACCAAGGCCGAAGAACTTACACTGAACAGTGCCAGCAGGCACGGTGTCGAGTACTTTACCAACAGTAAGAGAAGAACGGGTAACGTCGTCGTTAATACCAACAGTGAAGTGGTTTTTAGGACCGGTTACTTTCATGTTCTCGTAAACTGCGAGTACGTCAGCAGGAGTGAATTCTTTAGAACCGAGACCGTAGCGGCCGGAAAGAATCACTGGCATTTCGCCGTGTTCTTTAAATGCTGCACAGATGTCAAGGTAAAGAGGATCGCCGATAGAACCAGGTTCTTTAGTACGATCAAGTACGGTGAAGATTTCTGCAGAAGCAGGAATAACTTCGAGCATGTGCTTGATGGAGAACGGACGGTAAAGACGAACTTTAAGAAGACCTACTTTTTCACCTTTTTCGGTAAGGTAGTTAACTACTTCTTCAATAGCTTCGTTACCGGAGCCCATACACACGATTACGCGTTCTGCGTTTTCGTGACCAACGAACTCAAAAGGTTTGTAGGAACGGCCGGTGATGCTTTCAACTTTAGCCATTGCATCGATAACTGCTTCAGGAATAGCATCGTAGAATGTGTTGCAAGCTTCACGTGCCTGGAAGTAAATATCTGGGTTCTGAGCGGTACCACGAAGATGTGGGTGCTCAGGATTCATTGCGTTCTGACGGAAAGCTTCAATTTTCTCGAAGTTAACTACTTTTTTGATGTCTTCGTAGTCGATAACTTCAATTTTCTGGAGCTCATGAGAAGTACGGAAACCGTCGAAGAAGTGACAGAAAGGAACGCTGGTTTCGATTGCTGCAAGGTGAGCAACGAGAGCCATGTCCATAGCTTCCTGAACGGAGTTGGAACATAAGAAAGCAAAGCCAGTCTGACGACAAGCCATTACGTCCTGATGGTCACCGAAGATGGAGAGTGCATGTGAAGCGAGAGCACGTGCAGATACATGGAAAACGCCAGGGAGAAGCTCACCAGCAATTTTGTACATGTTAGGAATCATGAGCAGAAGGCCCTGAGACGCTGTAAATGTAGAAGTCAGCGCGCCCGCTGCGAGACAGCCGTGTACCGCACCAGCCGCACCAGCTTCGGACTGAAGCTGACGGACAGAAACTGTCTGGTCAAAAATGTTTGTTTTGCCGGCAGCAGCCCAGTCGTCTGCAGCTTCTGCCATGTTGGATGATGGAGTGATCGGGTAGATCGCAGCCGTGTCACTCAGTGCGTACGCGATATGCGCGGCAGCAGTGTTACCATCCATTGTTTTCATAATCTTGGCCATTAGAGTAACTCCTTTATGTAGCCTGAAAGCATGTGGGTCATGCTGACCTGCCTTTTCCTTATCGTGCAGTTACTATTGTATTGCTAGGAATGCGGGTTTATCCCCGCCCCACATTCCGCGATAGGAAAAAACAGGGTGATCGGATTAACCAATACAAAAGATATGCCACTTGTGTGATTTTTGATAAACCCAGTATAATCAGGCACATGCCGGAGTAGACCGTTTATTGGAATTTCAAGAATCACGTTTGTGTCTGAAAAAAAAGACTCACCAAGACTAACGCACGCAATATTATACGATTTCTCGCAGGTTCAAAATACTTTTGCTCGCAAATCAAGGTGGTTATCATGTCTTAAATATCAGACACCTATAACATCGTCGCTCCTTTTACAACAAAATGAGTACACAAACAATGGTTGTTTACGGAAAGTTCACAGTTATTTTTGTCTGTTTTATCAATCTTGTTTTACAAGGAGATATTATACTTTTTAAGCAACGCATAGAGGTGGGAGCGGGATAATCCCGAAGTTTCCAGCATTCCGTGAATGTTAGAACCATGCTGTGCGATAAGCTGTAAAAGGTACTTCTTTTCCATATCCGATTTAAATTGTCGCAGCGTCGGTAACATTTCAAATGAGAATGAAACTGGAGCTGCATTTTTTTGGTCTGATTTTTCAGACACAGACGCTTTAGTAGCATTAGTTGTCTGATTTTCCATTCCACGCACAAGGCTTGCCTGTGCAATTTTAATTCGGATGTCAGCCGGAAGATGTCTGGCGTATAAGACAGATTCCGATCCGGCGGCGACTAACGCCTGTTCAAGGGCGTTAAACAATTCGCGTACGTTCCCCGGCCAGTCATATTTGGCAAGTATCGGGAAAAAGTCCGCAGAAAAATTCTTAACCGGCATTCCATATTGTTTACAGAGCTGTTTAATTCTGAATTGTGACAACAGCTCGAGATCATCGTTGCGTAAGCGAAGAGCAGGGAGTTCAATATGGACGGTTTTTAAACGGAAGAGTAAATCCTGACGGAAGTCTCCGTCTTCAACCATGGTTTCCAAGTTGCGGTTTGTTGCCGAAACGAGACGGAAGTTACTTTTTTCTTCCGCAGTGCCACCCACAGGGCGGAATACTCGCTCTTGCAGGAAACGGAGAAACGATTTTTGGATGGTGAGGGGCATCTCGCCCACTTCATCGAGAAAGAGAGTGCCGTTGTCGGCAAGTTTGACGAGTCCGTCTTTATCTGTATCTGCACCGGTAAAGGCGCCCTTTTTGTGTCCGAAAAGGGTTGATTCAAGGAGGCTCTCGGTGAGCGCAGCACAGTCCACCACCACAAACTCTCCCTGAGAACGAGTGCTGTTTGTGTGGATGGTGCGGGCTGTAAGCTCTTTACCTGTACCGGTTTCACCAGTGATGAGCACGTTCGCGTCGGTCGAAGCTGCTTGAGCCATAAGGCTGAAACAACTTCGGATGATGGAACTTGTGCCGACCATGTGGGCTACTTCCAACGGCTTGGCGTCGCAGCTTTTATCCAGCTTTTCCTGACGGTATTTGAGAACGCGTTTAAGCGTTTGCGTGATTTCTTTAATGGAAGCAGGTTTTACAAGGTAATCCCAGACACCGCGCTGAATCGCAATTTCTGCACCGGCAGGATCACCATCGCCTGTAAGAATAATGACTTCCGGCGGGTTGTCGAAGTGTGCGATATCGGAAAGGCAGTCCAGTCCGTTGCCATCCGGTAGCCGGACGTCAAGAAAGAGCACGTCAAATTCATGCTCGCGGAGCAGTTTGAACCCTTGCGAAATAGTTTGTGCAGTGGCGCAGTCGTAGTGAAGGCGCGAGAGAAGACTTTCAAATGTTTCACAAATGTTAACATCATCATCAATAATAAGAATGTTGGGCATGCTCAAATTTTTCCGAAACGTTGAGGTGATCAACGCCCCCCCGGGGGCGGCTTAGCGAGAATTTACTGCAACGGATGAAGTACAGAAGTAATAGCTTTGGCAATTATCGAACTGTTGTACGGTTTGCTGACAAGAGTTTTAACCGACGGAATTTCTTCGGCACCCTTGGCTGCAATGTTTCGGCCGGAAACCATGATCACAGGAAGTTCCGGAGCAGTGTGGCTGATATGTTTTGCCAGTTCGAGACCGTTTAACGCAGGCATGTCAAAATCAGTAATGACGAGATCCCACGAATCTGGTTGTTCACGAATCATACTTGCAGCTACCGCAGCATCGCCTATCGGGTCAACCTCGTAGCCTAAGTTTCTGAGAACTCTAGGAATTGTCTCGAGCTGGTCTGGGTCGTCTTCCACAAAAAGAATGCGTCCTTCCCCTTGAAGAATCTTTTCTGTGAGTTGGTTCCCTGCTTCAAGAACAGGCCGGTCGATGTGTGGCAGGTAGATGATAAATGCTGTTCGAACAAAAGGAATACTGCTTACTTCGACACCGCCACCATGTCCTTTAATTATGCCAAGCACAACAGAAAGTCCTAAACCGGTACCTTCTGTTTTTCCTTTTGTTGTGAAAAATGGATCGAAAATTTTGTCCTGAATTTCGGAGCTGATGCCGGGACCATTGTCTTCAATGACCAGCTTAAAATATTCACCTTCTGGAATATTAAACTGACTTGCCTTTTCTTTGGTCAAAAATTCTTTGTCGACATCCAGCCGTAACGTGCCGCCATGTTCACGCAACGCCTGAAAAGAGTTGG
It includes:
- the nifJ gene encoding pyruvate:ferredoxin (flavodoxin) oxidoreductase, translating into MAKIMKTMDGNTAAAHIAYALSDTAAIYPITPSSNMAEAADDWAAAGKTNIFDQTVSVRQLQSEAGAAGAVHGCLAAGALTSTFTASQGLLLMIPNMYKIAGELLPGVFHVSARALASHALSIFGDHQDVMACRQTGFAFLCSNSVQEAMDMALVAHLAAIETSVPFCHFFDGFRTSHELQKIEVIDYEDIKKVVNFEKIEAFRQNAMNPEHPHLRGTAQNPDIYFQAREACNTFYDAIPEAVIDAMAKVESITGRSYKPFEFVGHENAERVIVCMGSGNEAIEEVVNYLTEKGEKVGLLKVRLYRPFSIKHMLEVIPASAEIFTVLDRTKEPGSIGDPLYLDICAAFKEHGEMPVILSGRYGLGSKEFTPADVLAVYENMKVTGPKNHFTVGINDDVTRSSLTVGKVLDTVPAGTVQCKFFGLGADGTVGANKQAIKIIGDNTDMYAQGYFAYDSKKSGGFTVSHLRFGNEKIQSTYLVNAADYVACHKSAYVNQYDLLDGIKDGGIFVLNSNWSPAELNEHLPASMKRSLAEKNIKFYNIDAVKIATEVGLGGRINMVMQTAFFKLADVIPFDQAVAYLKDSIQKAYGNKGEHIVNMNVQAVDKAADALVEIKIPADWATASDACATEGDAPEFITNVVRPILAQNGDKLPVSAFEPDGLFPVGTAAFEKRGVAILVPEWVQENCIQCNRCAYVCPHAAIRPVLATEAELADAPATFTTLDAKGKEVKGLQYRIQVYSEDCLGCGSCANVCPAKEKALVMKPIETQLDDQIANLTFAEEAIEIKDSIMSRDSLKGSQFQQPLMEFSGACAGCGETPYVKLLTQMFGERMIIANATGCSSIWGASAPTTPYTVNKNGHGPAWGNSLFEDAAEFGYGMGMAYTQRRNKLEDVVKKAIDTVENAQFKGALEAWIEVKDQGEASAEAGEEILALIEAGIDHSAAAHEIYHMADLLTKKSVWVFGGDGWAYDIGFGGVDHVLASGEDINILVMDTEVYSNTGGQSSKATPLGSIAKMAASGKKVGKKDLGLIAMSYGYVYVASVSMGANMNQVLKAFKEAEAFDGPSIVICYAPCINQGIRKGMGKSIEEEKIAVETGYWPLYRYNPVLADEGKNPFMYESKTPNGDMQAFLSGENRYALLEKIAPEESKRLRAQIEEDYLKRHKYFQTLSDLPGIAVAPVEAANDTVEAASADHCEMPQDAETSGKEGTGDACDDGRDAK
- a CDS encoding sigma-54 dependent transcriptional regulator gives rise to the protein MPNILIIDDDVNICETFESLLSRLHYDCATAQTISQGFKLLREHEFDVLFLDVRLPDGNGLDCLSDIAHFDNPPEVIILTGDGDPAGAEIAIQRGVWDYLVKPASIKEITQTLKRVLKYRQEKLDKSCDAKPLEVAHMVGTSSIIRSCFSLMAQAASTDANVLITGETGTGKELTARTIHTNSTRSQGEFVVVDCAALTESLLESTLFGHKKGAFTGADTDKDGLVKLADNGTLFLDEVGEMPLTIQKSFLRFLQERVFRPVGGTAEEKSNFRLVSATNRNLETMVEDGDFRQDLLFRLKTVHIELPALRLRNDDLELLSQFRIKQLCKQYGMPVKNFSADFFPILAKYDWPGNVRELFNALEQALVAAGSESVLYARHLPADIRIKIAQASLVRGMENQTTNATKASVSEKSDQKNAAPVSFSFEMLPTLRQFKSDMEKKYLLQLIAQHGSNIHGMLETSGLSRSHLYALLKKYNISL